TACCGCTTATCAACCAGGTTATTATTGGCGTCTTTGTGGTCGAAGTGGCCCTGCGTATAGTGGCCTGGGGTCCGCGTTTCTTCCGCGGCCCGTGGAATTTGTTTGATTTCTTTGTGGTGGCGATAGCTCTGGTGCCTGATGGCGGGGCATATTCCGTGTTGCGTGCCTTACGCATCCTGCGCCTGCTGCGCTTGATCTCGCAGGTTGGCCGGTTGCGCATAATAGTTGAGTCACTGCTGCGCGCCTTGCCCGGTATCGGTTGGATCGGTGTGCTGCTTCTGCTGGTCTACTATGTATTTGCGGTTATGGGCACGGAGCTCTATGGCGAGAGTTTCCCAGAATTTTTCGGGACCGTTGGTTTGAGTATGTATACCCTATTCCAGGTAATGACCCTGGAGAGCTGGTCGGAGGCGATAGCTAGGCCGGTAATGGAGCAGTATGCCGGGGCTTGGTTCTATTTTGTAACATTTATCCTGGTATCTGCCTTTACCGTTCTCAACCTATTCATAGGTATTATCGTAAACAGTATGCAGTCGCTGCACTGGGAAGAGGAAGAAGAGAAGCGTATGGAATCAGAGGGCAAGGCGCATACTGAGCGGGAAGAGATGTTACATCAAATTAAAGAGATGAACGCTAAGATAGATCGCCTGGAGCGCAGGTTGAGTAATAACGGAGAGCGAGATGGAAGCGGTTAAGATCCGTATTGAAGGCATGAGTTGTAGCCACTGCGAGGCCTCAGTGCGTGAGGTATTGGAGACCTTGCCGGGGGTTGAACAGGTGATAGAGGTAAGTGCCGAGGCGCAACAGGCGCAGGTCAAGGGACGCCCTGATCCGGCACTGGTGGCGCAGCGCTTGGAGGAGATTGGATTCGCGGGCATGGTTACGGACGATTAGAAGGGACATCTAATAAACTCCCACCCTGGGCCTAGCTGCCCCGGTGTGGAGGTCATGGCGTCAGGGATGGCGCCATGAAGCCTCCAGGGGAGGATTCACGGCGTTCTCCACACCGGGGCAGCTAGGCTCGGGGGGGTTAGAGGCGCCCCAGATTAACCAGAGTAACTAGAGTAACTAGAGTAATCAGATGCTCTATATATGGGAAACAACAGGCCTAGACATTCCGGCCGAGGTGGGGTGAATGGCTGAACAGAGCCTAGAATTGGTTATAGAGGGGATGACCTGCGCATCCTGTGTGGCACGGGTTGAGCGCATGGCTACCCGCCTGCCGGGCGTCCATTCGGCTTCGGTTAGTCTGCCTACCGAGCGGGCCACGATCAGCTTCGATCCGGCCCAGGTCGACAGTGAGCAGATAATCGAGGCGATATCCAAGGGCGGCTTTAAAGCCACAGTCCGGCGCGATCAAGAGCGCTCCATGCCTGATTCAGCTCGGGAGCTGGGCTCTTTGTGGCGCGATTTATGGCTGGCAGTGGCGCTGACCATACCTTTGGTAGCCGTGGCCATGGGGCCGATGCTGCTGCCCGGACTAGACTCTGCCATGCAACAAGTTCTGGCGGAGAGGTCCTGGCTGTGGGTTGAGTGGCTATTGGTGACGCCGGTATTGCTCTGGGCTGGCAGAAGATTCTTTGCTCGGGGCGCACCAGCCCTATTGCGTCTCCACCCGGAGATGAACTCGCTGGTAATGCTCGGCACCAGCGCCGCCTGGCTCTACTCAACCACGGTCTTGCTATGGCCAGAGCTCTTTCCCGAGCAAGCCCGCGGTGTCTACTTCGAGGCGGTGGGGGTGATCATTACCCTGGTCTTGGTTGGTCGTTACTTTGAACTCAAGAGCAGGGGCCAGGCATCTCAGGCGATACGCCGCCTGCTCGAGCTACAGGTGCCAAGCGCGCGAGTGATCCGCCAGGGCCGCGAAGAAGAGGTTGAGGTCAAGCGGTTAGAGCCAGGCGATCAAGTCGTGGTGCGCCCGGGTGAACGGCTCCCGGTGGATGGCCGGATTATCGAGGGCTCAAGCTATATCGATGAGTCGATGGTAACCGGTGAACCGGTGCCGGTAGCGCGGGGGGTTGGCGATGAGGTGGTCGGCGGTACTGTCAATCGCAGCGGCTCGTTCACCTTTGCCGCCTCGCGTGTGGGCGCAGACACAGTGCTCGGCCAGATCGTGCGCATGGTCGAGGGGGCGCAGGCCTCCAAGCCCCCCATCCAATCACTCGTCGATCGCGTTGCCGGCTGGGTGGTTTGGGCGGCCATAGCCTTGGCGATTGGGGCAGCGCTGAGTTGGTCGCTGCTCGGTTTCGGCATCGACCATGCGTTAGTGGTGGCAGCGGCAGTGCTGCTTATTGCCTGCCCTTGTGCCATGGGGCTGGCTACGCCGATGGCGATAATGGTCGGCACTGGGCGTGGTGCCGAGCAGGGGATCCTGTTTCGGCGCGGGGCGGCCTTCCAGGCCTCTGCCGGGGTAAACGTCGTGGTCATGGATAAGACCGGGACGTTGACCGTGGGGCGGCCGGTGTTGACCGATATTGAGCCGGCGGATGGCTTTATGGCCGATGATGTACTGGTTCAGGCAGCGGCGGTGGAGGGGCGCAGCGAGCACCCTCTGGCTGAGGCCATAGTTGCCGCTGCCCACGCCCGCAATCTTGGCGTTGCCGAAGTAGCAGACTTTGCAGCTGTCCCGGGCTACGGGGTACAGGGTAAGGTCGATGGTGAAGAGATTGTGGTCGGAGCGCGCCGCTTTCTCAACCAGCTCCAGATAATGGTGCCGCGCGGTTTGCATGAGCGCGCTGCAGAACTCGCCAAGCAGGGTCGGACGCCGCTGTTTGTCGCCATAGGTGGCCGAGTGGCTGCCTTGCTCGCGGTTGCCGATCCGATCAAAGAGGGCTCGAAGCCTGCCATAAATGCGCTGCACAGCATGGGGCTGCGCACCGTGATGTTGACCGGTGACGATCGTGAGACTGCTGATGCGGTGGCGCGCCAGATCGGCATCACTGAAGTCAAGGCCGATGTGCTGCCGGCTGATAAAGAGGCGGTTATTGGCGAAATGCAAAGTAAGGGGCTGCGGGTGGCGTTTGTCGGTGACGGTATCAATGATGCCCCCGCCCTGGCCCGGGCGGATGTCGGAGTAGCTGTAGGGACAGGCACCGATGTGGCCATTGAGGCCGGCGATGTGGTGATCATGGCCGGCGACCCGAGGAGCATGGCGCGGGGCCTCAGCTTGGCGCGACGGACTTTTCGCACCATCAGGCAAAATCTCTTTTGGGCATTTGTCTACAACATAACCCTGATGCCAGTAGCCGCGGGGGTGCTCTACCCGCTGTGGGGAGTACTGCTATCGCCGATGATGGCGGCGGCGGCAATGAGCCTGTCAAGCCTGCTGGTGGTCTCTAACAGCCTGCGCCTGCGCCGCGTGGAGCTGGTCCGCTAGTGGGCCACTAGTGGCTTTCTAGTGGCTATTACGGGGGTCGCCACAACAGCGCTTGTATTTTTTGCCGCTGCCGCATGGACACGGTTCGTTCCGGCCGACCTTGTTACTGCGCGCCGGCTGTTGTGGCCCCGGTTGCTGCGGCGGCTGCGTTGAGGGGGTTGAGAATGGTATTTGATCGAGCCGTGGCTCACCCTTCTCAGAAGCGTTAGCGGCCGTCCCAGCCGGCATCCCCATTGATCCTTGCTCATCATCATCGCTATCTATATCGCGGCGGAGCGTGCCGGCAAAGATGGCGATATCGCTAAAACTTTCATAGAAAGTAGTGTGGGCGAACTTGGCCATATTCTCGATGGTGGTCTTTTCATTATCCTCCTGGGCACCGCGGCAGACCCGCTCGGCCTTTTGGCGATCGGCGAAGATCTCCAGTGCCATCGTCGAAAAGCCACACACTTCGGCTACTTCCATCTCCCAATTCTCTCTCTCTTGGCTGTTTTGAGGCATATCCTCTCGCGCCTCGTCCAGCCAATCGAGCAAGTGGCCAAAACATCTGCGGGCGGTCCTGAACCCGCGTGCCCACTGGCTCACCGGGGCATCAGGATGAAAGTTATCCATTGGCTCACTCTTGAGAGTGCACCCTTCGGGCAATTCAGCAACGCCTTCAAAAACTTGCGAGTTGA
This Halorhodospira halochloris DNA region includes the following protein-coding sequences:
- a CDS encoding heavy metal translocating P-type ATPase, coding for MAEQSLELVIEGMTCASCVARVERMATRLPGVHSASVSLPTERATISFDPAQVDSEQIIEAISKGGFKATVRRDQERSMPDSARELGSLWRDLWLAVALTIPLVAVAMGPMLLPGLDSAMQQVLAERSWLWVEWLLVTPVLLWAGRRFFARGAPALLRLHPEMNSLVMLGTSAAWLYSTTVLLWPELFPEQARGVYFEAVGVIITLVLVGRYFELKSRGQASQAIRRLLELQVPSARVIRQGREEEVEVKRLEPGDQVVVRPGERLPVDGRIIEGSSYIDESMVTGEPVPVARGVGDEVVGGTVNRSGSFTFAASRVGADTVLGQIVRMVEGAQASKPPIQSLVDRVAGWVVWAAIALAIGAALSWSLLGFGIDHALVVAAAVLLIACPCAMGLATPMAIMVGTGRGAEQGILFRRGAAFQASAGVNVVVMDKTGTLTVGRPVLTDIEPADGFMADDVLVQAAAVEGRSEHPLAEAIVAAAHARNLGVAEVADFAAVPGYGVQGKVDGEEIVVGARRFLNQLQIMVPRGLHERAAELAKQGRTPLFVAIGGRVAALLAVADPIKEGSKPAINALHSMGLRTVMLTGDDRETADAVARQIGITEVKADVLPADKEAVIGEMQSKGLRVAFVGDGINDAPALARADVGVAVGTGTDVAIEAGDVVIMAGDPRSMARGLSLARRTFRTIRQNLFWAFVYNITLMPVAAGVLYPLWGVLLSPMMAAAAMSLSSLLVVSNSLRLRRVELVR
- a CDS encoding ion transporter, coding for MFSSGDNNSQHNYSAGLRGRIQWLVETPWFQNTIIVLICINGVTLGLVTSDDIKAWAGGLIPLINQVIIGVFVVEVALRIVAWGPRFFRGPWNLFDFFVVAIALVPDGGAYSVLRALRILRLLRLISQVGRLRIIVESLLRALPGIGWIGVLLLLVYYVFAVMGTELYGESFPEFFGTVGLSMYTLFQVMTLESWSEAIARPVMEQYAGAWFYFVTFILVSAFTVLNLFIGIIVNSMQSLHWEEEEEKRMESEGKAHTEREEMLHQIKEMNAKIDRLERRLSNNGERDGSG
- a CDS encoding heavy-metal-associated domain-containing protein yields the protein MEAVKIRIEGMSCSHCEASVREVLETLPGVEQVIEVSAEAQQAQVKGRPDPALVAQRLEEIGFAGMVTDD